A window of Mercenaria mercenaria strain notata chromosome 16, MADL_Memer_1, whole genome shotgun sequence contains these coding sequences:
- the LOC123540153 gene encoding uncharacterized protein LOC123540153 has translation MASDPKYKISPGMRLYWCGLVSSIAAFCSVFLGFCSPYWYQSWRRVHSPLANVGLWHICLSGYVKPRDPQMQSYVGCWWIHSSFFGDVQEFIMPPWFRACQALVIFTLICNICSLILCVIYVVEKWRRKVYGNRYVLVHIINAVLLFAAAFLVFIVSLVFAEMARQENYFPRPWMNYLSWSYGFNVLSGFFSAFGGICLFIMAMILKEKLFASEGVAKEFGTNQGSESVITGVGGAVSEKSKSESFV, from the exons ATGGCGAGCGATCCGAAATACAAGATAAGTCCTGGTATGCGACTGTATTGGTGTGGACTTGTCTCATCAATAGCAGCTTTTTGTTCAGTGTTCCTGGGGTTCTGTAGCCCATACTGGTACCAGTCTTGGAGAAGGGTTCACAGTCCTTTAGCCAATGTTGGATTGTGGCACATTTGCTTGTCTGGCTATGTCAAACCAAGAGATCCACAGATGCAAAGTTACGTTGGTTGTTGGTGGATTCACTCTTCCTTCTTCGGTGATGTTCAGGAATTTATTATGCCAC CATGGTTTCGAGCTTGCCAGGCGCTGGTTATCTTCACACTGATCTGCAATATTTGTTCTCTGATACTGTGTGTGATATATGTAGTGGAGAAGTGGAGACGGAAGGTGTACGGAAACAGATACGTCCTTGTTCACATCATCAATGCTGTGTTACTGTTTGCAGCAG CATTCCTCGTCTTCATTGTATCCTTGGTGTTTGCCGAGATGGCAAGACAAGAGAACTATTTTCCACGACCTTGGATGAACTACCTCTCCTGGTCATATGGGTTCAACGTTCTGTCGGGATTCTTCTCAGCATTTGGTGGTATATGCCTGTTTATCATGGCCatgattttgaaagaaaaactttTCGCAAGTGAAGGTGTTGCTAAAGAATTTGGCACAAATCAGGGAAGTGAAAGTGTTATCACAGGGGTAGGAGGAGCGGTTTCAGAGAAAAGCAAAAGTGAATCCTTTGTCTAG